The following are from one region of the Paenibacillus sp. KS-LC4 genome:
- a CDS encoding DUF5704 domain-containing protein, translating into MKTKRVFLSLMVLGTCMAFLLSSGNEKSVRAAEAAPPVAYDIKFNPLSANYTGSKQHKYYPVIAQTIATPKIMWYQIDNGNFWADSADSIGEGYPGRAEADNGNTNPATRDTAPYPVPTTFIGVTRMALYAPGTFKDAEGHEHRLTQDKYGLSSTPSEHAFINESSWPGAQGVWLNPGRTNNKFLVYKVTTGGPNKTNRYETGNKRPGGQDKFIVEYWFETQLTWRGEDEQIKEIRIQGASPSAVGATSQLTAQIKTEGFEARDWQNTATNVIWKSDRSAVISVDEQTGLVTAHSRGSAVITANWKDNGANGYNITARITLTVGATTCTGASCTPGASVICEAQPGLSRSQTSITPDARGEIRADARGAEQFDVSKGIPSSDALYANVFGKAYLFDYTFDQEEGTCTFKIPVSKTYTLKWQTEESDGTDSDGNPRTRTVRHQESETVTTVYDVERPFSYWEITTFDAWGLKQATLNQYALPYGAITLLPNGYTAPDVQGGVTAEHMEKPPYRAKVLSGETIDGGGSRPSVPSEDWTEEAEGQVGRIKVWNDRLDFDGSVIMDDVQQDDETPEPIDIVEAEEIGEDVLYESGLIIPGTRANSRDEPSDGILSYESLLSINGEGDVQTFPIEGLNTVTVHTPVVNDSEAPDENRGFDQSVIPNMARTVLVLGREFSVDFDETAPHLNQLGYGNRDYARYTRNKRIVFPFDVYHGSTFYPAQTWIDYPVGAAKQTYRIPVWVPEGNYDAVTQAWAINTPDGSSAYQTDLNGDLANYGASRTLLFTVQGRISDFTITDIGDLRYESVFRTAKGSKQHSGYVYESGGRTKDREETNLASQPSRLLPIRPGSHPREAATVPHNGYPISFYFETIGSYSGKDAGIQIQPSFWFVSKQGGNAQEVDLYYDVSGPRNKLIKVGSARDQELYSRTYQLADLLRGVTTTSLSQAASYEYDYLLSPANRFGASWEKFWKHYITRKTVISAGYSLEELSYASRTLVGPSGAQVPASVNAVQALRSVQRWYGEYSLPIAPYVLPKGTNILEVARQNGGALNGSEGAFLKNGYLMVHFDLSAYQQERKANPEIRYDAPMANMWEIEGQPLSSVSYSGQTYRFQYGDIAMFESSFSVRNDFQGTGR; encoded by the coding sequence ATGAAGACTAAGAGAGTTTTTCTTTCGCTAATGGTGCTAGGAACATGTATGGCCTTTCTACTTTCGAGTGGAAATGAAAAATCGGTAAGGGCTGCTGAGGCGGCTCCTCCCGTCGCCTACGATATTAAATTCAATCCACTATCTGCAAATTATACAGGAAGTAAGCAGCATAAATATTATCCAGTCATAGCTCAAACAATCGCTACCCCTAAAATCATGTGGTACCAAATCGACAACGGGAATTTTTGGGCTGATTCTGCGGACTCCATCGGAGAAGGATATCCGGGAAGGGCTGAAGCGGATAATGGAAATACAAATCCTGCTACGAGAGATACGGCTCCTTATCCTGTACCGACCACATTTATTGGGGTTACACGAATGGCTTTATATGCACCTGGAACATTCAAGGATGCTGAAGGACATGAGCATAGGCTAACTCAGGATAAATATGGTTTATCTTCGACCCCGTCGGAACATGCCTTCATTAATGAGTCATCGTGGCCTGGAGCACAAGGAGTTTGGTTAAATCCTGGCAGAACAAATAATAAATTTCTGGTGTATAAAGTTACCACAGGTGGTCCGAATAAAACGAATAGATATGAAACTGGAAATAAAAGACCTGGCGGACAAGACAAGTTTATCGTTGAGTATTGGTTTGAGACACAGCTTACGTGGCGAGGTGAAGACGAACAAATTAAGGAAATACGCATACAGGGAGCTTCTCCTAGCGCAGTGGGAGCAACTTCTCAGTTAACGGCCCAAATAAAAACGGAAGGGTTTGAGGCGAGGGATTGGCAAAATACAGCTACAAATGTAATTTGGAAAAGTGATCGCTCGGCCGTCATTTCCGTTGATGAACAAACAGGTCTAGTGACCGCACATAGCCGAGGCTCGGCTGTGATTACGGCAAACTGGAAAGACAATGGGGCAAATGGGTATAACATTACGGCGAGAATTACGCTGACGGTGGGAGCTACAACGTGTACTGGAGCAAGCTGTACGCCTGGAGCCTCGGTTATCTGTGAAGCGCAGCCAGGATTAAGCCGAAGTCAAACCTCGATAACGCCGGATGCCCGAGGCGAGATTCGGGCAGATGCGCGAGGAGCAGAGCAGTTCGATGTGAGCAAGGGGATTCCGAGCAGTGACGCGCTGTATGCGAATGTATTTGGCAAAGCGTATCTGTTTGACTATACATTTGATCAAGAGGAAGGAACCTGTACGTTTAAAATTCCGGTGTCCAAAACGTATACGTTGAAATGGCAGACGGAGGAATCAGATGGTACAGATTCGGATGGCAACCCAAGGACTAGAACGGTCCGTCATCAAGAATCCGAGACGGTAACGACGGTGTATGATGTGGAGCGGCCGTTTTCCTATTGGGAAATCACGACGTTCGATGCATGGGGACTCAAGCAAGCGACGCTGAATCAATATGCACTGCCTTATGGGGCGATTACGCTGCTGCCAAACGGCTATACCGCGCCGGATGTGCAAGGGGGCGTGACGGCTGAGCATATGGAGAAGCCGCCGTACCGTGCGAAGGTGCTGTCAGGAGAAACGATTGATGGGGGCGGCAGCCGTCCGAGCGTGCCGTCGGAGGACTGGACCGAAGAAGCAGAGGGGCAGGTCGGGCGCATCAAGGTATGGAACGACCGTCTGGATTTTGACGGCTCCGTCATCATGGACGACGTGCAGCAGGACGATGAAACCCCAGAGCCAATTGATATCGTAGAAGCCGAGGAGATCGGAGAAGATGTGCTCTATGAAAGCGGCTTAATCATACCTGGTACGCGGGCGAACAGCCGGGATGAGCCGAGTGATGGCATCCTGTCGTACGAGAGCCTGCTGAGCATCAATGGGGAGGGGGATGTTCAAACGTTCCCGATTGAAGGGCTCAATACGGTGACCGTCCACACCCCGGTGGTCAATGATTCCGAAGCACCGGATGAAAATCGCGGCTTTGATCAGAGCGTCATCCCGAATATGGCGCGAACGGTGCTTGTGCTGGGACGGGAGTTTTCCGTCGACTTTGATGAGACGGCGCCGCATTTGAATCAGCTCGGATACGGCAACCGGGACTATGCGAGATATACGCGAAACAAACGAATTGTATTCCCGTTTGATGTGTACCACGGAAGCACCTTCTATCCCGCGCAAACGTGGATTGATTATCCTGTCGGAGCAGCGAAGCAAACATACCGCATTCCGGTCTGGGTACCGGAAGGGAACTACGATGCGGTGACGCAGGCGTGGGCGATTAATACACCGGATGGCTCGTCGGCGTATCAGACGGACTTGAATGGGGATCTCGCGAACTATGGAGCGAGCCGCACGCTGCTCTTTACGGTGCAAGGCCGCATTTCAGATTTCACCATTACGGACATTGGCGACCTGCGCTATGAATCGGTGTTTCGCACGGCGAAAGGCTCGAAGCAGCATTCAGGTTATGTCTATGAATCGGGTGGACGAACGAAGGATCGAGAAGAGACGAATCTAGCGAGCCAGCCTTCACGGCTATTGCCGATTCGACCAGGCTCGCATCCAAGAGAAGCGGCCACGGTGCCGCATAATGGCTATCCCATCTCGTTCTACTTTGAAACTATCGGGAGCTACAGCGGCAAGGACGCAGGCATCCAAATCCAGCCAAGCTTCTGGTTTGTGAGCAAGCAGGGCGGAAATGCGCAGGAGGTGGACTTGTACTACGACGTATCCGGGCCACGGAATAAGCTGATTAAGGTCGGCTCGGCGCGGGATCAGGAGCTGTACAGCCGAACGTATCAGCTGGCGGATCTGCTGCGCGGGGTGACGACGACCTCGCTGAGCCAAGCAGCGAGCTATGAGTATGACTATCTGTTATCGCCAGCGAATCGGTTTGGCGCTTCGTGGGAGAAGTTCTGGAAGCACTACATTACGCGGAAAACGGTTATTAGTGCAGGATACAGCCTAGAAGAGCTGTCGTATGCGTCCCGCACGCTAGTGGGGCCAAGCGGTGCACAGGTGCCGGCTAGTGTGAATGCGGTGCAAGCGCTGCGGAGCGTGCAGCGGTGGTACGGGGAGTATAGCCTGCCAATCGCACCGTATGTGCTGCCGAAGGGCACGAATATTTTAGAGGTGGCCAGGCAAAACGGCGGGGCGCTCAATGGCAGTGAGGGCGCGTTTTTGAAAAATGGCTATCTGATGGTTCATTTTGACCTGAGTGCGTACCAGCAGGAGCGCAAGGCAAATCCAGAAATCCGGTATGACGCGCCGATGGCGAATATGTGGGAAATTGAAGGACAGCCGCTTAGCAGCGTGAGCTATAGCGGTCAGACGTACCGCTTTCAATACGGGGATATCGCAATGTTTGAATCGAGCTTCTCGGTGCGCAACGACTTCCAAGGCACGGGGAGATAG
- a CDS encoding S-layer homology domain-containing protein has protein sequence MRTSIKAIIAFVVSANLLMTSSVVMGKEAVTARQDLSSVREAYASTSAAPVFTDIKGHWAESTIKKAVSDGYLKGYSNGTFKPNGLITRAELASVLVRITKNKNDGSKASFTDVPGSYWAASAINGAVGTGFIKPGDAPGAKFSPNQAMTRYDMAKWFSQGLVRSEPSFVTAIKDVEGTLLPFTETYHTGISKTQTPYIAIARGTGLMKGKPDQSFGLKDTTTRAEVAVMIYRYLKIEGTKAENYMGLNELREVGLYGTNVMSFGKARDIKGVDGKPRNIHSVMGKTFNLAYGFGSFTLDRVIVVNLSEKIGSEERGIYGEMFYDEIFKGWSAYTEQTVTASREMDNISRYINGYPTLTGAPLTGDLPEKYGYETMPTDSGKGAKYEAFSDFVSVGKPRTFWTGISAFRTPTFLTAADGTEATVYMYW, from the coding sequence ATGAGAACAAGTATTAAAGCCATAATAGCATTTGTTGTATCTGCCAATTTATTAATGACTAGCAGTGTGGTAATGGGGAAGGAAGCGGTGACAGCAAGGCAAGACCTGTCAAGTGTGAGAGAAGCTTATGCAAGTACAAGTGCTGCTCCCGTTTTCACAGATATAAAGGGCCACTGGGCAGAATCAACTATTAAGAAAGCAGTATCGGATGGTTATTTAAAGGGCTATTCCAATGGTACATTTAAGCCGAATGGTTTGATTACACGAGCAGAACTCGCAAGTGTGCTAGTTCGAATAACCAAAAATAAAAATGACGGCAGCAAAGCAAGCTTTACGGATGTGCCGGGAAGCTACTGGGCGGCCAGTGCGATTAACGGAGCAGTTGGAACGGGCTTTATTAAACCAGGAGATGCACCAGGAGCGAAATTTAGTCCCAATCAGGCGATGACTAGATACGATATGGCGAAGTGGTTTTCACAAGGTCTTGTGCGAAGTGAGCCCAGCTTTGTAACTGCTATAAAAGATGTAGAGGGGACACTGCTGCCGTTTACAGAAACATACCATACAGGAATTAGCAAAACTCAAACGCCATATATAGCGATAGCTAGAGGAACAGGGCTGATGAAGGGCAAACCCGATCAGAGCTTTGGACTAAAGGATACGACTACACGTGCAGAAGTGGCCGTCATGATCTACCGTTATTTGAAAATTGAAGGAACTAAAGCCGAAAATTATATGGGATTAAATGAATTGCGAGAAGTGGGCTTGTATGGAACGAATGTAATGAGTTTTGGCAAGGCAAGGGACATAAAAGGTGTAGATGGAAAGCCTAGAAATATACATAGTGTGATGGGAAAGACGTTTAATCTGGCCTACGGCTTTGGGAGTTTTACGTTAGATCGCGTCATCGTCGTAAATTTATCTGAAAAAATCGGTAGCGAAGAACGCGGGATTTATGGAGAAATGTTTTATGATGAAATATTTAAGGGCTGGTCAGCATACACCGAGCAAACCGTAACAGCAAGCAGAGAAATGGATAACATATCTCGTTACATTAATGGCTATCCAACTCTAACAGGAGCTCCTCTGACAGGTGACCTGCCTGAAAAATATGGTTATGAAACTATGCCTACAGACTCTGGAAAGGGAGCCAAATATGAAGCGTTTTCGGATTTTGTAAGCGTAGGTAAGCCCAGAACGTTTTGGACCGGTATAAGTGCTTTTAGAACACCTACTTTTCTAACGGCAGCAGATGGCACGGAGGCCACTGTCTATATGTACTGGTAG
- a CDS encoding AI-2E family transporter: protein MEALRTFFAHSVIRRILFIMLVVLLFYSLHNMLNLLLLLFLVTFVMGRLEGFVTKKLSKLFPISPILVTVVLYVLLVTGLVFGISNYLPKMINQVVDMINNITRFLDTSQDNHIVGVLVDALEKVDYQKYLGSAVDYIMKLGKWLEIILFVILLSFFYLLQKNKVNQFTEKFRYSKISWAYREFHYFGSKFASSFGKVIEVQLLIALFNTALTMIGLWILGFPYLIALTIMVFLLSLIPVAGVIISFIPIGIIGYQIGGLSMVLWAIGMILVIHAVETYFLNPRLYAHKTKLPMFYTFIILIFAQHYMGIWGLIIGIPIFMFLMDVLDVEKPENTELNKKTS from the coding sequence ATGGAAGCGTTGCGCACATTTTTTGCCCATTCAGTTATTAGAAGAATCTTGTTTATTATGTTGGTTGTGCTGTTGTTCTACAGCCTTCACAATATGCTTAATTTATTGCTGCTGCTCTTTCTGGTAACGTTCGTTATGGGACGGCTCGAAGGGTTTGTAACGAAAAAGCTCAGCAAGCTGTTTCCGATATCTCCTATTTTGGTGACGGTTGTGTTATACGTCTTGCTTGTGACCGGATTAGTTTTCGGAATATCTAATTATTTGCCTAAAATGATCAATCAAGTCGTGGATATGATTAATAATATTACGAGGTTTTTAGACACCTCACAAGACAACCATATTGTCGGAGTGCTGGTCGATGCTCTGGAGAAGGTGGACTACCAGAAGTATTTGGGCAGCGCCGTCGATTACATTATGAAGCTGGGAAAATGGCTGGAAATTATTTTGTTCGTTATTTTGCTTAGCTTTTTCTACCTTTTGCAAAAAAACAAAGTCAATCAGTTTACCGAGAAATTCCGTTATAGCAAAATTTCCTGGGCCTATCGGGAGTTTCATTATTTCGGCAGCAAATTTGCTTCTTCCTTCGGCAAGGTAATAGAGGTTCAACTGCTGATTGCCCTATTTAATACAGCGCTGACGATGATTGGGCTTTGGATACTCGGTTTCCCTTATTTAATTGCACTTACGATTATGGTGTTCCTGCTCAGCCTGATTCCGGTGGCAGGCGTTATCATTTCGTTCATCCCGATTGGTATTATTGGCTACCAGATCGGCGGGCTGTCGATGGTGCTGTGGGCGATTGGCATGATCTTGGTCATCCATGCGGTGGAAACCTACTTCCTGAATCCAAGGCTATATGCGCACAAAACAAAGCTTCCGATGTTCTATACGTTTATCATTCTGATCTTTGCCCAGCATTATATGGGCATATGGGGCCTTATTATCGGTATCCCAATCTTCATGTTCCTCATGGATGTGCTGGATGTGGAGAAGCCGGAGAATACAGAATTAAATAAGAAAACTTCATAA
- a CDS encoding SDR family oxidoreductase: MEHKLNISNPFVGGGSTTTMKLKNKVVFITDADSGSGRALFRLFAEQGAHFILNSRSGGASMKEELKRASTLGLNIFVSAVDLCSSSGLHAVLEQATLQLGRVDVLIHNNDLMKPTSIEYGEEDLFLGVLNTNAKSAFICTKLVGQQMAEAGSGSIIYVSSIHAQKPTGSSFAYSASKGAVSMLAKEAALVLGRSGVTVNTIELGPIKGDNERFASELSTLYEDYAYKVPSAVLGSYDDLAQLSLFLASGEARYVNGADIRLDGGFLQHYMDFNMKRPPLLDSQGG, translated from the coding sequence ATGGAGCATAAGCTGAATATAAGCAATCCGTTCGTTGGAGGGGGATCTACGACTACGATGAAGCTTAAAAATAAAGTCGTCTTTATTACCGATGCGGACAGCGGATCTGGAAGAGCGCTTTTTCGCCTTTTTGCCGAGCAAGGCGCGCATTTTATTTTAAATAGCAGGTCTGGTGGCGCCTCTATGAAGGAGGAGCTTAAGCGCGCCAGCACTTTAGGGCTCAATATCTTTGTAAGCGCTGTAGATCTTTGCAGCAGCAGCGGCCTGCATGCGGTGCTAGAGCAAGCAACGCTCCAGCTTGGCCGCGTAGATGTGCTCATTCATAATAATGATCTCATGAAACCAACCTCTATTGAATATGGCGAAGAGGATTTATTTCTGGGTGTGCTGAATACGAACGCTAAATCCGCTTTTATATGCACAAAGCTAGTCGGCCAGCAAATGGCTGAGGCTGGGTCAGGTTCGATTATCTACGTCTCCTCCATTCATGCACAGAAGCCAACCGGCTCCTCCTTCGCCTACAGCGCGTCCAAAGGCGCGGTCAGCATGCTGGCAAAAGAAGCGGCTCTCGTGCTTGGACGCAGCGGCGTAACCGTCAATACGATTGAGCTAGGTCCAATCAAAGGCGATAATGAACGGTTCGCTAGTGAGCTATCCACACTATATGAGGATTACGCGTACAAAGTGCCAAGCGCAGTACTCGGCAGCTATGATGATTTGGCCCAGCTTTCGCTGTTCTTAGCCTCTGGCGAGGCGCGATACGTCAATGGCGCGGACATTCGGCTCGATGGCGGATTTTTGCAGCATTATATGGATTTCAATATGAAGCGTCCTCCGCTGCTGGACAGTCAAGGAGGATGA
- a CDS encoding SDR family oxidoreductase gives MSMDLTGKVALVTGAGTGIGQGIAIQLAKCGAKVVIHYNRSDAGAKETLAQIQAAGGQAVVAQADVACKAEIERLMKQAAYAFPASESGGTIDILVNNAALQLNYGLFDHDEASFDRMMNINLKGYWQCMQAAIPYMKNNADGGRIILISSVHSKRPTDFDAVYSMTKGGIRMLGREAAIELAKYGITVNTIEPGQIDVGVQSARESRPIGPAALNHDSQKPVRPKRDIRKRFPLGRVGKPLDVARLVCFIASDESEFMTGSAIRLDGGSMLL, from the coding sequence ATGAGCATGGATCTGACAGGCAAGGTGGCCCTCGTAACGGGCGCCGGAACAGGTATCGGCCAAGGTATTGCTATTCAGCTCGCAAAATGCGGCGCAAAAGTCGTCATTCATTATAATCGCAGCGATGCCGGTGCAAAGGAAACGCTAGCACAAATTCAAGCAGCAGGTGGCCAGGCCGTTGTAGCGCAAGCCGATGTTGCCTGCAAAGCAGAAATCGAACGGTTGATGAAGCAAGCCGCATATGCCTTTCCTGCATCGGAGTCAGGAGGTACCATTGACATTTTAGTCAACAATGCCGCTTTGCAGCTTAATTATGGGCTGTTTGACCATGATGAAGCATCCTTTGACCGCATGATGAACATTAATCTGAAGGGTTATTGGCAGTGTATGCAAGCCGCTATTCCGTATATGAAAAATAACGCTGACGGAGGCCGTATTATTCTCATCTCCTCCGTTCACAGCAAGCGTCCAACTGATTTCGACGCCGTTTATTCCATGACCAAGGGCGGTATCCGCATGCTGGGGCGGGAAGCGGCGATTGAGCTGGCTAAGTATGGCATTACCGTCAATACAATAGAGCCTGGGCAAATAGATGTTGGCGTGCAGTCTGCAAGAGAATCTCGGCCCATTGGGCCTGCTGCCCTAAACCATGACTCGCAGAAGCCTGTCCGCCCAAAGCGGGATATCCGCAAGAGGTTTCCGCTCGGACGTGTCGGCAAGCCGCTTGATGTCGCTCGGCTCGTCTGCTTTATTGCATCAGATGAAAGCGAGTTTATGACTGGCTCCGCCATCCGATTGGACGGAGGCAGCATGCTGCTGTAG
- a CDS encoding mandelate racemase/muconate lactonizing enzyme family protein translates to MINKETYEETLAHVRTSSNPTQLRITDIRFTDIVGGPFHSSLIKVYTNQGLVGFGEVRDGADKVYAQILKARLLGENPCHVDKLFRRIKQFGGHARQGGGVSGLEIALWDLAGKAYGIPVYQMLGGRFRDRIRMYCDTEVVGKDTGKAMGKALKKRMDEGFTFLKMDLGIGQIIHEPGTLSAPLGFLEEMREKSRSRYNQNFDGMSDEQLREITNRHYDIFNIAHPFTAIQVTEKGLDLLEQYVADVRSVIGYQVPLAIDHFGHIGLESCIKLGRRVEKFNLAWMEDMLPWQYTEQYAKLARAVATPICTGEDIYLKENFKPLLEAGGVSVIHPDVLTSGGILETKKIGDMAQDYGAAMAIHMAESPIACLAAAHVAAATENFLALEYHSCEVPWWDDIIISSKLPNKLVHDGFITISDAPGLGIDDLNDEVLAEHLHPDIPGIWEPTDSWNKLRSNDRLWS, encoded by the coding sequence GTGATTAATAAAGAAACCTATGAGGAAACGTTAGCCCATGTGCGAACAAGCTCCAATCCAACACAGCTTCGCATTACCGACATCCGCTTTACTGACATTGTAGGCGGACCTTTCCACAGCAGCCTCATTAAAGTGTATACAAATCAGGGACTGGTCGGGTTTGGCGAAGTTCGTGACGGAGCCGATAAGGTGTATGCACAAATACTGAAAGCACGGCTGCTGGGTGAAAACCCTTGCCATGTCGATAAGCTGTTCCGCCGCATCAAGCAGTTCGGCGGCCACGCCCGTCAAGGCGGCGGGGTAAGCGGCCTTGAAATTGCTCTATGGGATTTGGCTGGAAAAGCGTATGGCATTCCCGTCTATCAAATGTTAGGCGGACGCTTCCGCGACCGCATTCGCATGTACTGCGACACAGAAGTCGTAGGCAAAGACACGGGTAAAGCAATGGGCAAGGCTTTGAAGAAGCGTATGGATGAAGGCTTTACTTTTCTAAAAATGGATCTCGGCATTGGCCAGATCATCCATGAGCCGGGCACCTTAAGCGCCCCGCTCGGCTTTCTTGAGGAAATGCGGGAGAAGTCGCGCAGCCGCTACAATCAAAATTTTGACGGCATGTCGGATGAACAGCTTCGTGAAATAACGAACCGCCATTATGATATTTTTAATATTGCACATCCCTTTACCGCTATTCAGGTGACTGAAAAAGGGCTCGATCTGCTTGAGCAATATGTTGCCGATGTCCGCTCCGTTATCGGCTATCAAGTGCCGCTCGCTATTGACCACTTTGGACATATCGGGCTGGAAAGCTGTATCAAGCTTGGCCGCCGCGTCGAGAAGTTCAACCTTGCTTGGATGGAGGATATGCTACCGTGGCAGTATACCGAGCAATACGCGAAGCTTGCACGGGCAGTGGCAACGCCGATTTGTACTGGCGAGGACATCTATTTGAAGGAAAACTTTAAGCCATTACTGGAAGCGGGCGGCGTATCCGTCATTCATCCAGATGTGCTGACGAGCGGGGGGATTCTGGAGACGAAGAAGATCGGTGATATGGCGCAGGACTATGGCGCGGCAATGGCCATCCATATGGCAGAAAGCCCGATTGCTTGTCTAGCGGCCGCGCATGTTGCAGCCGCAACGGAAAATTTTCTGGCCCTCGAATACCATTCCTGCGAGGTGCCTTGGTGGGATGATATTATCATTAGCAGCAAGCTGCCGAATAAGCTGGTGCACGATGGCTTCATAACGATCAGCGATGCGCCTGGACTTGGCATTGATGATTTAAATGACGAGGTGCTTGCCGAGCACCTGCATCCCGATATTCCCGGCATCTGGGAGCCTACCGACTCGTGGAACAAGCTGCGGTCGAACGACCGTTTATGGAGCTAG
- a CDS encoding phosphodiester glycosidase family protein — protein MGSRASARKSRLPLSKRKKPRFLRIVATLFVAIIIASLLFLSWFFFTTSGTSFRYKLADAIITTQHRFLAKYLIGEQGLADRVANYAKQFQEMGEERDTHQITLPSGAGEPAADSLTSIEEVDGKGYHGFLMTVKDPKKIRLVVPEKAGRGEKVGSMVKRTGAIAGVNAGGFADPEWQGNGFQPIGLVITQGEIYYNSLGKDASTQIVGLDKQGKMLAGRYSIKELMKLGISEAVSFEPRMIVNGKGLIKNHADGWGVAPRTVMGQKEDGTILFLVIDGRQIGYSIGADLYDCQQIMLEHGAVIAANLDGGSSSVLIKEGGELINKPSSKGEGGRYLPTAFLVFDDPSAVSVPNVWAGLNPGDIDPSKW, from the coding sequence ATGGGAAGCCGTGCTTCTGCAAGGAAGAGCCGTCTTCCTCTAAGCAAACGCAAGAAGCCTCGCTTCTTGAGGATAGTGGCAACGTTATTCGTTGCGATTATAATAGCATCACTGCTTTTCCTGAGCTGGTTTTTCTTCACGACCTCAGGTACGAGCTTTCGCTATAAGCTCGCGGATGCGATCATTACAACGCAGCATCGCTTTCTAGCGAAATATTTAATCGGCGAGCAAGGGCTTGCTGATCGTGTAGCCAATTATGCCAAGCAGTTTCAAGAGATGGGCGAGGAAAGGGATACTCATCAAATTACGCTGCCCAGCGGGGCAGGCGAGCCTGCTGCGGATTCGCTGACCAGCATAGAGGAGGTCGATGGCAAAGGCTATCACGGTTTTCTCATGACGGTGAAGGACCCGAAGAAAATCCGGCTCGTCGTACCGGAGAAAGCGGGTCGAGGTGAGAAGGTGGGGAGCATGGTCAAGCGGACAGGTGCCATAGCGGGCGTCAATGCCGGAGGGTTTGCCGATCCAGAGTGGCAGGGCAACGGCTTTCAGCCAATCGGACTTGTCATTACGCAAGGAGAAATATATTACAATAGCCTTGGCAAGGATGCAAGCACGCAAATTGTCGGATTGGACAAGCAAGGTAAAATGCTGGCAGGCCGCTATTCAATCAAGGAGCTTATGAAGCTGGGCATATCAGAGGCGGTCAGCTTCGAGCCGCGAATGATTGTGAATGGCAAGGGCTTGATCAAAAATCACGCCGATGGCTGGGGTGTTGCGCCACGGACGGTGATGGGGCAGAAGGAGGATGGCACGATTTTGTTCCTCGTCATTGACGGCAGACAGATCGGCTACAGCATAGGCGCCGATCTGTATGACTGCCAGCAAATTATGCTGGAGCATGGCGCTGTCATTGCGGCCAATCTGGATGGAGGCTCCTCGTCCGTGCTGATTAAGGAGGGCGGTGAGCTCATTAATAAGCCTTCTTCTAAAGGCGAAGGCGGACGTTACCTGCCGACCGCGTTCCTCGTATTTGACGATCCGTCTGCGGTGAGCGTACCGAACGTATGGGCAGGGCTTAATCCGGGGGACATTGATCCCTCTAAGTGGTAA
- a CDS encoding aldose epimerase — MTANQAGYEVTSYTDTYQIFELKEHATNSRVLICPERGGIVIGCQLQGQELLYLDRDTFIDPAANIRGGIPVLFPICGQLRDGAYEWDGVKYTMRNHGVARQASWSVEGQSADNEASLTLSLESSAQTQAAYPFSFKLTFTYRLKNGKLDIEQAYSNLSETSMPVHAGFHPYFAIAEKNLTYRSDALQALDYNDNQVKPFTGPLNLNGLVESVALLDATTPEISFPFGDQQIKLSYSEVFGTTVIWSVEGKPFVCVEPWTAPNEALNDKKGLVMVEAGQALEARITIALEA; from the coding sequence ATGACTGCAAACCAAGCAGGCTATGAAGTAACCAGCTATACCGATACGTATCAGATCTTTGAGTTAAAGGAACACGCAACAAATTCCCGTGTTCTCATCTGCCCTGAACGCGGCGGCATCGTTATCGGCTGCCAGCTGCAAGGCCAAGAGCTGCTGTATCTCGATCGCGACACCTTTATTGATCCGGCTGCCAACATTCGCGGCGGCATTCCGGTTTTGTTTCCGATATGCGGCCAATTGCGAGACGGTGCCTACGAATGGGATGGCGTAAAGTATACGATGCGCAATCATGGGGTAGCCCGCCAGGCTTCATGGAGCGTTGAAGGGCAGTCTGCTGACAATGAAGCCTCCCTTACGCTTTCTCTGGAAAGCAGCGCACAGACACAGGCTGCGTATCCGTTCAGCTTTAAGCTGACCTTCACCTATCGCTTGAAGAACGGCAAACTGGATATCGAGCAAGCATACAGCAATTTGTCCGAGACTAGCATGCCTGTACATGCCGGCTTCCATCCTTATTTCGCCATTGCCGAAAAAAACCTGACCTACCGCTCTGATGCGCTGCAAGCGCTAGATTACAATGACAATCAGGTGAAGCCGTTTACAGGCCCGCTGAATTTGAACGGTCTCGTTGAATCCGTAGCTTTGCTGGATGCGACGACACCTGAAATTTCATTTCCGTTCGGTGATCAGCAAATTAAATTAAGCTACAGCGAAGTGTTTGGCACAACCGTCATTTGGTCGGTGGAAGGCAAGCCTTTTGTATGCGTAGAGCCTTGGACTGCTCCAAATGAAGCGTTGAACGACAAAAAAGGGCTCGTGATGGTTGAAGCGGGCCAAGCTTTGGAAGCCCGCATCACGATAGCCCTTGAAGCTTAA